TGGATCAGATAGTGTGATGCTGTCAGCTGAGACAGCGTCTGGTCTATATCCGGTGGAATCCATTCAAATGATGGCAAAAATTGCAGAAGACGCCGACAACCGGCGAGAATTTATGACGCGTCGGTCATTGCCCATTACGCGGGTGGCTGATGCAGTGAGTCGTGCTTCTGCGGAGGTGGCAGAGAGTTTAGAAGCCCGAGCAATTTTAACGGTCACGGCGACAGGCTATACCGCTCGCATGGTAAGTCGTTCGCGACCGAGTGTTCCGATTATTGCTATTTCTCCTAATCCCGGTGTCGTGAGACGCCTGAAGTTGACATGGGGTGTGTGCCCTATTATTTCAGAGGATGCGGAGCATTCAGATGATATGGCAGCCAAGGCCATTGAGGCTGCCGCTGACTATGGTTATGTGACGGAAGGAGATCTAGTCGTTCTGACTGCTGGGGTGCCAGCGGGAATTCCAGGAACCACCAACTTAGTCCGCGTCGAGACCGTGTCAAATCCGGTGTTAGTCGGAACAGGATTAGGCTATGGTGAACCTATTACGGCCCCGGTCCGGTTTCAACCCAAAAACCATGAGGATTTGCCTGACGAAGCATATATTGCTGTAGCCGTTGACTTCAATGCCGAAGATAAGGAATTTTTTGCGCACGCCAAAGCCATTATTGCTGAACATAGTGGTAGAACCTCTGATATTGCGGTAGCTGCGGTGACCCTGGGCATTCCGGCTATTGTCGGGGTGCAAGGAGCTAGCAAGCGATTACATAACGGTCAAATCGTCACCATGGATCCGATTCGCGGCGTCATTTATAAAGGGAGGGCAAAGATTTAATTACCACGAGATGACGAATAATCCGTGGGAGGAGGAATGAGGATGAAGGTCTATTTCAATGGTCATGTAATGGATGACCAGGAGGTCCGTATTAGTTTTGATGACCGCGGCTTTTTATTTGCTGATGGAGTATATGAAGTGGTTCACATCTACTCTGGCCACTTTTTTGAATGGGATCGGCACATGGCCCGGCTTGCACGTTCTTTGAAAGGCATTGATTTGGAAGGTATTAATATCGCTGCAGTGACTGAGGGTGCTGGACAGCTATTGCAAGATTTTAAGGAGAAAGAAGGGGCATTGTATCTTGAAATTACCCGCGGTGTCTATCCGCGGGCGCATCCTTTTCCACCAGCAAATGTACCTCCGACAGTGTTAATGTGGATACGTCCAGTCAATCCATTCCCTCAAGAGATGATTGACCACGGCGTGTCAGTGATTACCGTGGCGGATGACCGGTGGGCTAAAGTCTGGATTAAGACGATCGGGTTACTGCCGAATGTACTCGCTAAAGAAAAAGCGCATAAAATGGGAATGTTTGATGCCGTGTTTGTGCGCGATGGAATGGTGACTGAAGCGACCAGTGCTAATGTGTTCATCGTCCGGGAAGGATATCTGCAAACTGCGCCGGTTACGAATTATATCTTACCCGGAATTACACGGGAAGTCGTTTTGGAAATCGCCCAGGAATTGGGACTTCCTACCATACTTGAGCCCTTTTCGGTGGATGATATGCTGGCAGCGGACGAGATTTTTTTGACGGGGACGACGACCGAAATCTTGCCCGTCACAGCCGTAGATGGCCACACGATCAGTGATAAGGCTGGAGAGGTTGCATTAAGGCTCCTGAAGGCCTTTAAGAAGCGCGCCAGCACCGTATCATAACAGCCTTTGCCGGGAAGACTTCCTTCGGGAGGCGAAATGATGCAAGATAGCGAACTTTTGGCAGATGAAGCCCGGGGCTATTTTCTAGCGTTAGCGGATGTATTACGCGAATTAGGGCGAGGCGAACTTTTAGGTCGGCTGGCCGAACTATATATGGATTTCCGGCAAATTGATTATCTTCGCCAACAACCGTAAAAATTAAAGAAAGACAACGAAAAGGAGGGTGGGGGATGCACGTGGTGCTCGTTGAACCGGAAATCCCCCCCAATACCGGCAACATCGCTCGGACCTGTGCAGCGACAAGAACTCATTTACACTTAGTGGAACCACTGGGTTTTTCCATCAGTGATCGTTATTTA
The Sulfobacillus thermosulfidooxidans DNA segment above includes these coding regions:
- a CDS encoding aminotransferase class IV, which translates into the protein MKVYFNGHVMDDQEVRISFDDRGFLFADGVYEVVHIYSGHFFEWDRHMARLARSLKGIDLEGINIAAVTEGAGQLLQDFKEKEGALYLEITRGVYPRAHPFPPANVPPTVLMWIRPVNPFPQEMIDHGVSVITVADDRWAKVWIKTIGLLPNVLAKEKAHKMGMFDAVFVRDGMVTEATSANVFIVREGYLQTAPVTNYILPGITREVVLEIAQELGLPTILEPFSVDDMLAADEIFLTGTTTEILPVTAVDGHTISDKAGEVALRLLKAFKKRASTVS